In Megalobrama amblycephala isolate DHTTF-2021 linkage group LG9, ASM1881202v1, whole genome shotgun sequence, the sequence TCATCTCCAGAGTCTCTCCAAATGTTGTAGTTCACAACAGCATTTTCATCTACATCACGATCAGAAGCAGACACAGAAAACAAAGATCTCCCTGGAATATTGTTTTCCATCACATAAAAAGCATAGGGCGAAAGAGAAAATTGTGGACTATTATCATTAACATCTGATACCTGCACAGTTATAGTTTTAACCGAAGACAGAGGTGGCTGCCCAGCATCTTTGGCTACTAACGTGATGTCATAGTGAGGTACAGTTTCTCTATCAAGAGTTGAGGCTGTAACCAGCGCGTAAATGTTATCTTGAGATGATGCCGTTAGCCTGAAAGGTATGTCTTCAGTAATGTAGCACAACACTTTCCCATTTACACCAGAGTCCAGATCACTGATGCTGATCAAGGCCACAGTGGTTCCAATTTTAGAGTCTTCACGCACTGCGCTTGAAAATGATGTGACTTCTATCTCAGGCACATTGTCATTTACATCAATGATTTTTATGGTTATACTCTTATCTGATGTGAGAGGAGCAGATCCTTTGTCTGATGCCTGGATGTCTACTTCAAAGTTATTCATCTCTTCAAAATCTATCAAGCCAATCACAACCATTTCCCCAGTACTGGAGTTTAAATCAAAAAGTTGTACTATCCTATTGTCTATATCCTTtccaaatgaataaaaaacttCTCCATTTGAACCATCATCCATGTCAGTAGCATTAACCTGTATTACAGTTGTGCCTACTGGGACATTTTCTTTAAGCGTTACAGAGTACACTTCCTGTGTGAAAACCGGCATGTTGTCATTAACATCCAAAACATCAACTATTATCTCCATTGTTCCAGACTTTGCGGGTCGCCCTCCATCGAGCGCAGTAAGATGTAGCTTGTGTCTCCGGCTGGTTTCTCTATCCAAAGGCTTTTGAAGAATTAAAAAGGGCATTTTTAGATCTTCTCCGCGATCTTTAACCTCTATGCGGAAATTATCATTATGACTGAGTTTATATTGTTGAACAGAGTTCATGCCGCCATCGGGATCCCGCGCCGCCTGTAACTGATACCGAGCTCCAGGTAGGGCAGATTCCGATATTTCCAAACGCTTTTCTTTCTCTGGGAATGTCGGTGCATGGTCATTGACGTCCACGATTTCAATCGACACGTAGTGAATCTCTAACGGGTTTTCTAGCGCAATTTTCAGATTGATGATGCACGAGCTGCTTCTCTCGCACACCACTTCGCGATCTATTTTTCCATTTACGCTTAAAATCCCGTCATTCTGGTTTACCGTAAACAGCGAGTCGCCTGAGGTTGAAACGATTCGAAATCCCCTCTCCTTTAGCGTTCTGGGATCGAGACCTAAATCCTTCGCAAGGTTTCCGATCACAGTACCGTCTGTTTGCTCCTCGGCAAGAGAATATCGTATTTGTGCGCAGACTCCTCTCCAAAACAGCATTCCCAATGCCATGAATGTAAGTCTGAGGCGCCATGACGAACGCACCCTTTGTTGCATTTTGCAGGAAATTAAAACGCCGTTTAAAGATGTTCCACTCGCATAAAATTTGGACCCATAACAAAGATAAGCACTGACCATAAAACTCCTTTTTTGTGTCAGAGAATCCTTAAGAAATGAGGAAGCGCTTGGCGGGCGTGAAGGCGATGTCCACAGCGATCATAACGAACTTATGGAGAGAGCGAATGAAACGACCAACAGACGATGCCACGTCAGGTCTGTATTTGTGGTGTGCACTGACACCGTgcgaatttattttttactgcaAACGAACTGAGAAATAACAAATCAGTAGAGAGTTCAGCTAAGTCGGAAAACACGTTTATCTGGCGAAACGGTTAACTTTTTTAAAGAACatataatagaaataataataataaaaacacacatattTACTGAAAGCATAACagatgtacaggtgctggtcatataattagaatatcgtgaaaaagttcattttttttattgtaaattatttttaaaaatgaaactttcatatattctagattccctacatgtaaagtaaaacatttcaaaaggttttttttttctttttctttttttcttttttcttttattttgatgattagagcgtacagctcatgaaagtccaaaatccagtatctcaaaatattagaatatttcctaagattaatcaaaaaatggattttcaaaacagaaaagttcaagttctttaaagtaagttcatttgtacactcaatacttggtcggcagcacatattacaacaaatgacttgctcctagcacaaattacagcatcagtgaagtgtggcatggaagtgatcagcctgtggcactgctgaggcactattgagccttcagatcatctgtatattgttggatcgactgtttctcatctttctcttgaaaatatcccatagattcaggggtcaggcatgttggctggccaataaaacacagtaatatggtcagcaaaccacttggaagtggtttttgcactgtgggcaggtgctaaagtcctgctggaaaaggaaatcagcatctccataaagcttgtcagcagatggaagcataaagtgctccaaaatctcctggaagatggctgcattgactttgcacttcataaaacacaatggaccaacaccagcagatgtcatggccctccaaatcattactaacttcagaaacttcccactagacttcaagcagcttggattctgtgcctctccagtcttccttcagactctgggaccatgatttcaacatgaaatgcaaaatttacttttatctgaaaagaggactttcgaccactgttcactgtccagttctttttctccttagcccaggtaagatgcttctgatgttgtttctgtttcagaagtggcttggtagtccttttcctgaagatgtctgagtgtggtgactcttgatgcgctgactccggcttcatttgactcattgtgaagctctcccaagtgtttgaatcggctttacttgacagtattctcaagcttgtggtcatccctgttgcttgtgcacatttgcctacccaatttcttccttctagtcaactttgcatttaatatgctttgatatttcactctataaacagccaccacattcagtaatgaccttctgtcacttactctctttgtggagggtgtcaatgattgtctcctggaccattgccaagtcagcagtcttccccattagtgtggtttcaaagaacaagagatacccggaatttatactgtagggatggtcatttaatgaaactcaaatgtaaatattctaatattttgagatactggattttggactttcattagctgtacgctctaatcaacaaattaaaaaaaaaaaaaaaaaaaaaaaaaaaaaaaacttttgaaatgttttactttacatgtagggaatctagtataaatgaaagtttcattttttaaaataatttacaataaaaaaatgaactttttcacaatattctaattatatgaccagcacctgtatgtctAAATGGCGTACAAGAAGTGATTACAATTACTGCCTGTAAACAATTCTAGTTTTGCATTTCATGCCAATCAAAACAGTTCACTTTTACATAGACCTAAAGGGCAATCTCTTCAAGTTAACTTGAGATCATTTAAATGTGACCTtgaaccacaaaaccagtcatatgggtaaattttttgaaattgagatttatacatcatcttaagctttccattgatgtatggtttgttaggataggacaatatttggccgagatacaactactTGAAAATCtcgaatctgagggtgcaaaaaaatcaaaatattgagaaaatcgcctttaaagttgtccaaatgaagtccttagtaatgcatattacttacaaatatatatgtgtgtatatatatatatatatatatatatatatatatatatttacagtaggaaatttacaaaatatctttgtgGAACATgatatttaatgatttttagcataaaagaaaaatcgataattttgacccatgcAATGTATTGTTgactattgctacaaatatacccgtgcgacttatgactggttttgtgctccagggtcacaaataagCAATCAATGGCATTACAAAGTAAAACCAATAACCCTAACCCTTCTCTGGGTAAAAACTACGTAGATACttataaataatcaaattaaactTCAGTTATATGTACACTCCTGGgcccaaatatgaaaaaatgGCCAAGTCCAAAATGGCTAAACACAAAGCTTTTAATTGTCCCAAccacaaattattaaaatgagcAAAATGTAAGTAAATGCAGTACTTAAAAAGCTGTTGCTGTCTCAGAAAAACATTAAAGACAGAATGAAGTTTTGGCAAAATATGGGAAGTTGTGTGTGGAGTGATAAATCACAATGAAACACAAGTTGCATGGTGGTGCTTCAGAGCGGTGTTTTTAAAAATCTGCTAAGAAATATAATGATAAATGCATCTCTACCACAGTGAAGCATGGAGGAGGAGTCATTGTGTGGGGAGCCTTTTTAGTTGTTGGTATCGGTGAGCTGCTTCACTGTGAAATATCATTTAATGCTTTAGAGTACAGGAGAATATTGCAGAATGGCTTCCTCCCCTTAAACGAAAAGTTATCTAAAGAGGAATGATcagatgttttttgttgttgttgttgttgttgttttttcaacaAAAGACAGTGCTCCTGCCCAAATTGCAAAGACAACCAAGAAGTGGCTTGAGAACAAGTCCAACATGTTTTGGTCAGAATCCAGATTTCAACTCTGTAGTGAATATTTGGCCTCACATTAAACTCAAACTAACTGGGAGACATTTTTCGACTTTCTTGAACGTTTTGAAGCCATTTACATTGAGTGGAACAACACTGACTCTTCTTCTTGTAAAAAGCTGTCTGCAAGTTTACCcacacacactgtaaacatttaaagaaaacaaaggcGAAGGCTATTTGGTGCTAAGTTACTTTATCTACAGTATCTGTGCAATTCGtgctaatttcctgaccagtgatttgtgattaaaatggttaagaccattaaaagaacactaaatattttaacagaaacTCATCTAAAtctccaacataactgaacattaaacagaGACTCAGAAATCCACTGTCCAGTTTTAGTTAATGTCAACAAAAATTATTCAAGTAGTACCAACATGAAAGATTGATAGAGATCAATTTGTTGAGACAAATAGTTATAATCTGTTTGTCTCAAAATTGATCTCTATCATCCTCAAGAAGTTCAGATGTACTACTGTCCAACAGAAAAGAACTTGCATCAAAAAGACATATTCTTAACAACACTGcaagatagacagatagagacGTCCTGTGAAACCTTAAAGTTTCTTACCTCTCCAGAATCTCTCCTCCTGCGATCTGGTATCACTAGAGTATTCCTATTACTGCCTGGTGCAATTGTAGAACCGATACTCATTCTGGGTCCAACTAACATGTACCGTTTGTCTCCAGATCTGTACTGGATGCTGTGACACAGAGTCCCGTCGTAATTTGTGTCCTGCAAATACTTGGACGAATAGTCTGTAGATTTGGAGCACTGCATTACAATCAACACGATGATGCTGATGACAAAAAGCACTGAAACCGAGCCCAAAGTGATGATCAAATAAAACGTCACGTCATTTTCCTCCTCGTTTTTTACTGCGTTTTTCACATCAGAAGCTGCAAAAGCCTCTTTGGGCTCCACAACTTTGACAATCACAGTCGCTGTTGCTGAGAGTGAAACGTTCCCATTGTCTTTGACCAGTATGAGCAGTTTATGCTGGGCCTCGTCTGTTTCTGTGAATGAGCGAAGGGTCCTTATCTGTCCTGTATAGCGGTCCAAACCAAAGAGACTGTGCTCACTAACTTCCTGCAGTGAAAACAATAACCAGCCGTTGTATCCTATATCTGCGTCATAGGCTCTGACTTTAGTCACCAAATGACCTGCGTTCACATTACGGGGAATCTCTTCCATACCCTCAGCAGAACCGTTAGTGCTGACTGGATATAAGATCACTGGAACGTTGTCGTTCTGATCCAGAATAAACACGTTCACAGTCACGTTACTGCTCAGAGATGGACTTCCAGAGTCTGTAGCGAGTACATGAAACTGGAACGTTTTAAGAGTTTCAAAATCAAAACTCTTTAGTGCATAAATCTCTCCATTTTCAGAGTTAATGTTAATGAAAGACGTGTATTTGTTTTCTACACCATCTCTCCATATTTGATAGCTGACCACACTGTTTTCACCTATATCTTTATCAGAGGCAGACACAGAAAATAAAGATTTGCCTGGAACATTATTCTCAATCACATAAAATGCATAAGGAGAAAAGGAGAATTCTGGACTGTTGTCATTTACATCTGATACCTGGACAGTTATAGATTTAACAGAAGACAATGGTGGTTGACCAGCGTCTTTAGCTTCTAATGTGATATCATAACGAGAAATTGTCTCTCTGTCAAGAGATGATGTTGTCACTAATGAGTATGTGTTTTCTTGAGAGGACGGCATTAGTTTGAAAGGTATGTCCTCAGGTAATGAACAGGTGACTCTCCCATTTATGTCAGAATCTAAATCAGAGACACTTATTAAAGCCACCGTTGTGCCAGGTTTAGAGTCTTCAGGAACGGCACTCGAGAATGATGTTACTTCTATCTGAGGTGCATTGTCATTCACATCAgcaatttttataattatacttTTATCTGTTGTTAGAGGAACAGTT encodes:
- the LOC125275580 gene encoding protocadherin alpha-3-like, producing the protein MGQRRHDQWLERHLKILFVVVSLVFGRTVWAQIRYSISEEQKDGAAVGNVAKDLGIDHRTLKERGFRIVSTSGESMFSVNQNDGVLYVNGKLDREEVCERSTPCLINLKIALENPLEIHYVTVDVIDVNDHAPRFPDQEKHLEISETVLPGARFQLQAARDPDSGSNSVQTYRLSHTDYFRIEIKDRDEDGKVPILILQKPLDREITKGMKLQLTALDGGRPPKSGTMDIRIDVLDINDNAPVFTKEAYTVILNENTPVDTTIFRVNATDLDEGQNGEIVYSLGRDVTDKLRKLFNVNPITGEIVVTGLLDFEVKDKYEIDIQASDKGTVPLTTDKSIIIKIADVNDNAPQIEVTSFSSAVPEDSKPGTTVALISVSDLDSDINGRVTCSLPEDIPFKLMPSSQENTYSLVTTSSLDRETISRYDITLEAKDAGQPPLSSVKSITVQVSDVNDNSPEFSFSPYAFYVIENNVPGKSLFSVSASDKDIGENSVVSYQIWRDGVENKYTSFININSENGEIYALKSFDFETLKTFQFHVLATDSGSPSLSSNVTVNVFILDQNDNVPVILYPVSTNGSAEGMEEIPRNVNAGHLVTKVRAYDADIGYNGWLLFSLQEVSEHSLFGLDRYTGQIRTLRSFTETDEAQHKLLILVKDNGNVSLSATATVIVKVVEPKEAFAASDVKNAVKNEEENDVTFYLIITLGSVSVLFVISIIVLIVMQCSKSTDYSSKYLQDTNYDGTLCHSIQYRSGDKRYMLVGPRMSIGSTIAPGSNRNTLVIPDRRRRDSGEVRNFKVSQDVSICLSCSVVKNMSF